cttcctttgtgttgcttcgatgcctttactttgaatctattgctttatgagttaactcttgtgcaagacttttgatgcttgtcttgaaagtactattcatgaaaagttttgctatatgttatctatttgttagtaactatagattattgccttgagtcacttcattcatttcatatgctttgtaatagtatgatcaaggttatgtaagtagcatgtcactacagaaattattctttttatcgtttacctgctcgggacgagcaggaactaagcttggggatgctgatacgtctccgacgtatccataatttctgatgttccatgcttgttttatgacaatacttacatgttttgcttgcactttatgatgatttcatgcattttccggaactaacctattaacaagatgccacagtgccagttcctgttttctgctgtttttggttccagaaaggctgttcgggcaatattctcggaattggacgaaatcaacgccaaacctcctatttttcccggaagcatccagaacaccgaaggggagtcggagaggggccagagggccaccacaccataaggcggcgcggcctagcctgggcccgcgccagcctatggtgaggtgcCCTCAGgtgcccccttgcgccgcctcttcgcctataaaacccctttcgacctaaaaacgcagtaccaattgacgaaactccagaaaagttactatggcgccgccaccatcgcgaaactccaatttgggggacagaagtctctgttccggcaccctgccgggacggggaagtgcccccggaagccatctccatcaacgccatcgcctccatcatgctccgtgagtagttcccccatggactacgggttctagctgtagctagttggtattctctcccccatgtacttcaatacaatgatctcatgagctgccttacatgattgagattcatctgatgtaatcggtgttgtgtttgtcgggatccgatggattgttacgttatgattgtctatctataaagtttgtgaagttattgttgctgcaatcttgttatgcttaatgcttgtcactagggcccgagtggcatgatcttagatttaagctttatacttattgcttagattgtatctacaagttgtatgcacatgtcactgtccggaaccaaaggccccgaagtgacagaaatcgggacaaccggaggggatggcggtgatgtgaggatcacatgttttcacggagtgttaatgctttgctccggtgctctattaaaaggagtaccttaatttccagtagattccctagaggcccggctgccaccggctggtaggacaaaagatgttgtgcaagtttctcattgcgagcacgtacgactataattggaaaacatgcctacatgattaatgaattgatgttctttcttaatgctttatcaatcctatcaattgcccgactgtaatttgttcacccactagtgaagatagctgggaaccccggtccatctctcatcatcatatacttgttctctatgtcattggaagtagtatcaactatcttctggtgccattacctctgtgttactattactgctgctgagttactgttactactgctctcatattactgctactttcacatcacccctgttactagtgcttttccaggtgcagctgaattgacaactcagttgttaaggcttataagtattctttacctccccttgtgtcgaatcaataaatttgggttttacttccctcgaagactgctgcgatcccctatacttgtgggttatcagctattatgcagaatgaaggttagcgaatgcagaataaggaacatccatgatgttgggttcattgacccacaaatcgttaatggatatgtgttaaaaaatcaccccgccgacgtggaggaagacctgtggcggtttctttcaaagcaggaactcaaaagtgatattctatttccttaccattttgggtgagtgtttctttcttgagcacattctcttttgtttactccatgcatggtatgtggctaatcgatgagttatgcatgactatgcatgtatcgtgtccgcaggttccactggattctgctagtaattaaatttcacgaatccacagttctcgtccacgactctctgaatatggatgcaaagccttgggccgacatgagaagaatgatgcagaagtaattattttcattcatttgcactctatatcgatcggcctatttcgttcatttcctaatatcaagtaactaataactctcttgttcatttaattttctttgcctcgtagggtttggagatggTTCGTAGATGAAACGgtaggtgaattcaaaaaagagctacaatttaaaaggtCAATGGCTATGAAtggtggggatattcagccagcggggaccaatctatgtggatactatgtctgtgagatgatctggagatacacctctgagcgggttccgtgtgataacaatgagaagaggaataacctccagaagctcgcttccgaccacttcaagaggaactagctggatggttcacgagggaagtcatcgatcctaaaggagaacactatgtagaggacgtagaacttcatatgtattaaattatgtatggaaacttgttcaaaattgtatatggtcatccgatgatattgaatatatattgtatattcctcttgaattctttttggttctaatttcaaatttgtttgaaattgtacattcatatgcatgtatgtactagtaccgtagaatatgtgagactccttcaaaactaaaataaaacacaaaagaaataaaacaatacaaattaaaaagaaaccatgtTTAGggaaggggggctaaaaccctaaacctgcggcggcctgtagtcgcggttggccagaagaaccgcgactaaaggtcctccgccccaacGGTCGCCTGgcacccacgtggacgggcctttagtcgcggttcgtaagcaaccgcgactaaggggggggggggcctttagtcccgcatatttaatcccggttgcgcaaccggtattaatagaggttgcgaaccgcgactaatggacctttttccaccagtggttaCCCATGATCTTTCCCTCAATAGTTACTCTATTGCAAATATTTCAAAGGGGCCAATATTGGGCCCCAAAGGTGAACCAAACTAGACTAGAAGAAGCCCAAGAGGCCTTGAGCAATGGCTAGGAAATCGCCAGCCCTTGTAGGGTTCCAATCACAGTGCATAAATTCTCTAACCcatgcccaaatgaatctggcTATGGAACAAAAGAAAGTAATATGATTGCATCTTTCAAGTTCCCCACAAAGAGAGACAAAGAGAGCAAAGTGTGTTCGAGGGGTTGTGGCCGGATGAAAGTCTCCCTCTACTAGGTTTTCACAAGAAAATCTTCATCTTTGGAGGTACCTTAGGGTTACCAAAAAAAAATCTCTTATGCGACTGCCCATTTAAGACACATATTGTGTTCGATTTGGTCCATTTTGGTGTCCATCCCATGTCTTCCACGGGTTGGtggttgcccccccccccccccacacacacacaaatcAACCACCCTTTGTTCGCACTGACACATTTTTTTTTGCAACCTTCATCATTTGGccatatgaacatcaattatttaTAAACAAAAATTCAACAAATATAATTCACCATCAAAAAATATGAAATTTAGATACTCGACTAAAATGGGACAACATGCCCATGGAGGGTTTCCTACATGGTTCCACATGTCGTGATCGAAATGTTTCGAAGTTGAAAGTAAGTTCCCTGATCACAAATTTCGTGATGCACATGGAGAAACTCTTGAAACGATGACAGCCCACCTGCAGGCGCAACCAACTCGCCATGAAATTCACAATCTTAGTCATAGACTAAATCATCACTCTCAGGCTGAACAATCATgtagtgcatgatcacacaagcagtTATCACCCCCACTGGCCCCAACATAGTGTCAACGCTCCCTATACATTCTGCCTGGATGCCGACAATTCCCCAATGAGATTGGAGAACATGAAATGAATGCTCCACATCCTTTCGAGCACCTGGCATGTTTCTGGTCTGTGGGTTTCCGGATTGTCTTCACAATTGTATACCAAGCTTGATAGATACTATCATTTGGATACCCCTTGTTATATTGGTGGATATTGATTTCAAACTGGACATCTGGAGTGTTGCCTATGAGAACTTTAGAGATCactggagagcgttgtagaacgttcatatgtcattatgtgaaccaACCATCGCAAAAAAGTGCGCCAAATCCATAGGTCCTATGAAGCCATGAGTAAAAAGTATGACTATGCATTCTCCAACATGTTCCTTATATTGCCCCTGCCAACCAAAAGGACAGTTTTCCACTCCAAGTACATTCATTCTATGCTTCCAAATATCCCAAGAAACCCTCTTCAAGCACAGCGGGAGGAGCCCCGCGGCCGTCATGGGAAGAGGGGTGGCGATGGTGTCCTCCTGCGACGGCGAGGGGGAGGAGGATGGGAAGAGgggtggcggcggctagggtttaggttgccGCCCATGTCGGCCCCGCGAGAGCGACATGGGGCACTGGGGAGAAGGGGTGGGAGGGGGCAATCTCCAGAAGATCCGAGCTCCGCGGGCATCGGTGTCTTCATCCAGATGGACAATGACAAGTCAAGATTGCAGCCATCTCTTTGTCTCGGCTCTATTCCCTCCTGCGTCTACACCTCTACAGGCTGTAAGTTTTCGGTTTTCTTCTTGCCACCAAGCTAGCAGAGATGCAATAGCTGCAACTGCAAGGGCCTCAGTTCTACACTGATTGCCTAGTATTGGCGTTAGCAGCAGCCAGTAATGACATTACCATGGCGCCAAGGCACTGTTCAATTAAGAAACTTTTCGCAGATATTCAGAGAAGCAGCTCCTTCTAGGCTAGCAGAATCTTATATCTTCACAGGAGTTCTAATGTTAAAGCCCATCATCGGGGCAGATTGGCACAAAATATTCAGCCTGGGAACGTTTATGTCCATCAACAGGTCAATGAAATCTCTGTAATCAACGTGGCTCTGTTCACATTGCTCTCTGTAAAATATTCTTAAAGTAATAAAAATGCCTCTTGTTCAAAAACAGAAGAGGATAAGAAATTGTATTATTATTCATCCATTTTATTCAGTAGATAGTGATGCCTAAATGACATGTGTCTTATCGCATGGGAGGTAAAATACAGGAAAATGTGTAGCATAGAGTATAGTAGGCCTATCCGACCATAGCAATCCAAACATATATACGTGAATGCCATTTTCGTAGGATGCAGGCAGGCACGTTCAGTTCGCTAGCTGGATGTCATCACATCAGACTAGAGGGTATACCGGCTCAATTGCAAGGCCGCAGAGTCCTCTGGGGTCAGCCACATCCTTCTTCAGCCGGACGTAGCCTTGCTCTCCCCACCAAGTGTCGCCCCACGAGTTCTTGGCGATCCAGTACTTCTCCTCGTCGTCCCCCTTGCCGGAATACCCGACGATGGCCATGGAGTGGGTGAGGTGGTCTGACGTGCACGGCCCGACTAATTCGCCGTCGTCGTCGAAGCACATGCCATTGTACACACCAGTCTTGTAGTGCTGGAAGCAGTAGTTATGTGCGTCAAACAAGACGGCGACGGGCCGTGCCGCCACAGCCGCCATGAGCTGCTGCTCGCAGTTCCCGGTGACATATTTGTAGCGCCGGATCGTGACCGCGTGTTCCCGCAGCTTCGCTTCCTCACACGTGCCGTCCTTCTCCTTGTTTTGAGATGTTTGTAGCCTCTCATGGTAGGGGTATGTTGAGGCGTTGGCGATTCCACCGTTCCTCTGTACCCACTGGTAAGCGTTGGACATGAGTCCGACTCTGCATCCATCGTCGAACTGGTCGCAGTCGATGAGTTCCTGCTCCGACAGAACCGGTGGTTCTACCCCCTTGGCAATCGCGTAAGCGCTTTCGATAGTGGCAACTGCAGCAAAAGCCCAGCAAGCCCCTGCAAACATGATCGTTTAATCGTCACACACTTGAATTAAGGATTCATATCCAGTGCATCTGCATGGAATGTATACTGGAGGACTCGTCGTATTGAGAATAATAACCCAGTTTTATAAGGGATTCATTACTACTTTCAATTCCATATGACATCTGATTAATTACTGTATTTTTTTCCTATTTTTGTAAAAAGACCTAAAATCTGTGAAACACATACCACATATTTCGCCTTGATCCTTCACCTCGGTGACTTTTCCTAGATCGGCCCAATTAATGCTATGAGGCACATTATCAGGCGCAGCCTTGCACTTGACTTCCTCGACAACGCCAGCGCGAGTTGTAATCACAGTCTCCTCTTCGTTCCTAACAAGGTCCGACGGTGCCACAGGGCGGCTGGTGTGCTTAGCCAGGAACTCTTCGTGGGTGAGGTCGGTGAACTGGTTCTCGCCGAGGGTGTACGTGAGCCTCCCGTCCAGGTTGGCGGCCTCGATGAACATCACGTTGCGATGGTATATGTCGAACCGCCGCAGCTTCTCCTTGACGGTCGGGTATGACCGGCCGTGCTTGGCCATCCACCCGTGGAATCTCTCCATCATCCGGAGATGGTCACCCGGCGACCCATCTGAGAGGACCCCGACGTGGCCACGTGAAGAAGCCACATACGGCAGCACGCCCGTCAGGGTGACCACAAGGAGTAGAGCAGAAACTAAAGTAGACAGCATGGCTGGATGGAGGTGGTTCTGGTGCTTGCTGGATGTCCATGGCCTGGGGTTATATAGATAATAAGAGGACAGCTATACATGCATGTATAATTAAGAACCTTTTTACTGTTGAAATGTTTTAGGACCGCACGATTTTTTTTGCTTCTGTATGTTTGGAGAAAGTAGATAAAAAGTTAGAACTTGTTAATCATTTGAATTAGTTTATACATGTTTTGATCGGACAAAATTTATATGTAGCCAAAAGAAAATATTTACTGTTGATTTTTTTACATGTAGCATACGGAAGCATGGCTAGATCGAagtggagagagagagaaagagagagagagagagaacctTCTTCACTGTTGAAAACTATTAGGACCGCATGATTTTTTTGCTTGTATATGTTATAACATCTAAACCATTTAAATTATGGCCAGCACAACCGGCTATAAAAATTGGAATTATCAGTCGCCTTCTAAGCCGTTCGTTTCACTTAACTGTGCGAATCTCGTGCGTAAGCTTTGAATATACGTACTCCATCTCATAATATATCTGTGATTTCTTTCATAATAGTTTTAAAAAATGGTGCAAGTGTGCAGTTTATTATCAGAATACTTGAATTTTCACACATTTGTTCACGTCTTTGACACGTCTGCAAATATCATGCTGAAAGGACATGTGGCGCTCCTGAGAGAAATAACAATATTCTATATATGTAGTAAAAAAGAAAATTCTGAAACTctgaatttttcattttttaaaagagACAAATATGAAAAGACATATGTCCATGTATAAATTCGAATGTGTATATTTATAACTAGGTGCAGGTATAAAAATTCGCCTGTGCTcatctatgaatgttcctacgtaCACTTCGTTTTCATTCTTTGATCCAAGGATAGTAAAATCCTTCATATGTCATATCACCTACATGTGGTAGAAGACTTGTTTGCTTCCCGTCGACAACGTAAACAAGTTATATTCTTGAGGCTCTTTTGTACGTGTAAAGATTTTCTTACATATGCTAGTCATCCGAGAGAAGTCGGCCTTTATTTTTCACGATATATTCGTATTTGTTTTTTCCTCACCTTGCAAGCGCATAGTTCATATGTTTTGCTATCAAGGATTCTGCTACAGAACAAAGGAAGGCATGGTGCACGACCATATCTCTTAGGCAATCCACTCCATGGTCCAGACCATCTGATTCGCCAACCAATATGTATTTTTTGTCTTATATATCAGAAATAAAGACTACACAACAAGAGAAGGCGTGATACACGCCAGTCCTATCATTTGGTGATCTATCTCTCCAACATGAAGCTTAGATGTGGTCATTCTAACGATATCCTTTTGTAAATTTTTGTAAATATTCGAAGAGAAACTTGCGGTGTGATGTACTACAAACCCTCGCTACAGGAAACGAAATCTTTCATGAGTACCAGAATTACTCGGCGAATAGCTAAAAAGGCAGGGAAAAGTTTACATCGACATAGTTTCTTCGCTGAGTATCTTCATCCAAGTTTCTTTTCTGTGTATATTTCCATGGTACTCGGCAAAAAAAGCAGGCGTTCCTTAAACTATCGCTAACAGCGTAAGTTCTTTTTTCAGACACACAGCAAATAATGTTTCCTGATATATTTACCGAGTGTTTCTAAACAACACTCGGAAAAGACTTTTATACCTATTTAAAAAAGGATGCCGATCATGCTTGTCCCATCCGCTGGTCCTGTTGCACGCCGTCGACCACACGGGAGGCGCCGTCGACCATCCCGTGCCGCATTTGGCGCCGTCCTCCAACGTGggatggggcacgaggggcccacaccctaggtcggcgcggccagggcttgggccgcgccgccctatggtgtcgccacctcgtggccccacttcgtctcctcttcggtcttctggaagcttcgtggcaaaataggaccctgggcgttgatttcgtccaattccgagaatatttcgttactaggatttctgaaaccaaaaacagcagaaaaacaaagaatcggcacttcggcatcttgttaataggttagttccagaaaatgcacgaatatgacataaagtgtgcataaaacatgtagataacatcaataatgtggcatggaacataagaaattatcgatacgttggagacgtatcagcatccccaagcttagttctgctcgtcccgagcaggtaaaacgataacaaagataatttctggagtgacatgccatcataaccttgatcatactatttgtaaagcatacgtagcgaatgcagcgatcaaaacaatgtatatgacatgagtaaacaagtgaatcatatagcaaagacttttcatgaatagtgcttcaagacaagcatcaataagtcttgcataagagttaactcataaagcaataatccatagtaaaagcattgaaacaacataaaggaagattaagtttcagcggttgctttcaacttgtaacatgtgtatctcatggatattgtcaacatagagtaatataataagtgcaatatgcaactatgtaggaatcaatgcacagttcacacaagtgtttgcttcttgaggtggagaggaataggtgaactgactcaacaatgaaagtaaaagaatggtccttcaaagaggaaaagcatcgattgctatatttgtgctagagctttgattttgaaaacatgaaacaattttgtcaacggtagtaataaagcatatgtatcatgtaaattatatcttacaagttgcaagcctcatgcatagtatactaatagtgcccgcaccttgtcctaattagcttggactaccggatcatcgcaatgcacatgttttaaccaagtgtcacaaagaggtacctctatgccgcctgtacaatggtctaaggagaaagctcgcattggatttctcgctattgattattctcaacttagacatccataccgggacaacatagacaacagataatggactcctcttttatgcataagcatgtaacaacaattaataattttctcatatgagattgaggatatatgtccaaaactgaaatttccaccatggatcatggctttagttagcggcccaatgttcttctctaacaatatgcatgcttaaccataaggtggtagatctctcttacttcagacaagacgaacatgcatagcaactcacatgatattcaacaaagaatagttgatggcgtccctagaaacatggttatcgcacaacaagcaacttaataagagataaaatgcatacgtacatattcaataccacaatagtttttaagctatttgtcccatgagctatatattgcaaaggtgaatgatggaattttaaaggtagcactcaagaaatttactttggaatggcggagaaataccatgtagtaggtaggtatggtggacacaaatggcatagtggttggctcaagtattttggatgcatgagaagtattccctctcgatacaaggtttaggctagcaaggctatttgaaacaaacacaaggatgaatcggtgcagcaaaactcacataaaagacatattgtaaacattataagactctacaccgtcttccttgttgttcaaactcaatactagaaattatctagaccttagagagaccaaatatgcaaaccaaattttagcatgctctatgtatttcttcattaatgggtgcaaagtatatgatgcaagagcttaaacatgagcacaacaattgccaagtatcacattacccaagacatttctagcaattactacatgtatcattttccaattccaaccatataacaatttaacgaagaagaaacttcgccatgaatattatgagtagaaactaaggacatatttgtccatatgcaacagcggagcgtgtctctctcccacacaatgaatgctaggatccatttattcaaacaaaacaaaaaacaaaaacaaaccgacgctccaagcaaagcacataagatgtgatggaataaaaatatagtttcaggggaggaacctgataatgttgtcgatgaagaaggggatgccttgggcatccccaagcttagacgcttgagtcttcttaaaatatgttggggggatgacccccggtatgccaaaggcatgccaaaccggatggtttgaccctcaagataccggtttaatattgataccggagGAAGAAGCCGGAGATTCGGCCAAGTGAACCTAAGCCgggatccccaagaggggtatgccggaaccgggTACTGAAGATGCCGGAGGGAGAGCGTATCAGCACAGCTGGTTAAAGCTTTCCTCTGGAGCAAGAAGacgaaggatgagcgaagcaaaaGTGACTTTAAACAGAGCCCTGACATGTAAAGTggaggatgacgccaaaagcGACCAGGGGCGTCAGCCTCTGTCGTTAAAGAAGCCGGCGCCGCACTTTTTGACTACAGAGAcgttgtaaaagtagtttgtctagtcaaagatgctgtaAGATGCTGTAAGATGCTAGAATATTCCTTTAGATGCTGTccggatgccattagggtttcttggtcAGCAAGCTATTAGGGTTTCTTACTCTGCAAGCCACCTCTCCGttttataaggagagggggtagcccCATTACGGGCACGACAGATCTTTGGTACAAGCACAAACCTGTAATTCGCCAaagagcaataaagagaaagatttggagcggagttcatccttgtgtctttcttcttgctTCACTACCctaggttgtgttcttgaggaaagcatccggaagttcatccaacctcatctcaaaaccctcccccgaatcctctagcgcacattcggccccaactcaagccatcctatggcatctgctcgttcaccacgacgacagttggcgcccaccgtggggccagcagctgcgcttgctggagtacacattcgggcgggcctcctcaccgtcgacggcgagcgcgtcgtcaccaccctcgtcgaccgcgtcctcgGCATGGACTACCTCAACGACAACACCGGCTACTTCGCCAGCAGCGGAAAGTACCCCAAGAAGAAGCACACCGTCGAGCTcgggagcttccgcgtctactacggcaccgttcctgagcgccagcgcctctcgccggtgctggtggccttGGACCCTCCAAGATCTGCGCTCTCTAACGGCCACGCCGCtggcagcgtcgaggtgctggtcATCGGCACGACCGACGCCGGCAAGGGAGCTGCGGCTGATGCGGCTGCAGCAACaaagtccacgcgcacggccaagccgccaaCCGAGCGCGACCAGGTGGATGCCGGTACCTCCGCAGCGCCACCGAAAactccgctccaagcggcgatgagcatcctcgccacgcccatcgcgcagaacatcgacccagctgcggctcaggcggagctggaggcgcagcgccagaggctgctcgagaacggcaaggacatcatccgggcgcagcacgagctgaacctaaccctacgtgagtacaacgctgcccatggctttgcttccgttagcgctcatccggctaggcagccggaaaaccggcttaaaggTCGCAATCTAGAGCAGGATCTGCGCAAAGAggttcttaccggcaagagtgccTCAGTATCTGTTAGCATCGTAGAAAGGccgaagtacagtagcccggataaaaccttgaaagctgctagggctgcagtagagctgtgtgagtCGCTTACCGGTGACGCGCTAGCAAAGCAGCAAGATCGTGTAAAAGAGTTGCTTGATATGATTGAGGTACAAAATGCAGAGCAGCAGGCCAagctaaacaaggctgtggcATCGAAATCCCTGCGTTCCGCAagaaatgccggtagcaagtcccatgggcaggcatcgtccccccaatccggacaaaagaaaggaaaaaacgaATGCGCACCAAATGACGGTGTATgacccggttcttgccggaaagcaacaggccggtgccgggaaacaacaagccgggcggtatgaggccggtagaaaaaatcAAGGGGAAATAAATGCCCCCGCCGGAAACGGCAATGCCGCAAAGGAGTACGCCGGCAGAGAGGGAAGTGGGCAAAACTTCCGCGCTGCAAAAGCAGCGTACGAGGAAGaagaaatgcctccaccaaggtaccggcaggcaagagccgcggcacCAGAAAGATATGAAGAGGTGGACTCAAGAGATGAGAGAGTTGTGgtctaccggaacccattgggaggccggttaggcgaaagatgcctaccagatcgggatgcaaggcaccgtctggatagagtctatctgtctgaaatgatcgaggcagaaggaccTCCGGGCCCGAAGTGCttcggtccaaggatcatgaaagaaggaccaccggtccgcaacttccagttgccccgtgacactaaGACATACGACGGCACCACCAAGCCAGAAGACTGGTTAGCTGATTACGTCACCGCGGTCTACGTCGCCGGTGGCGGAGGAACTGTAGCCGGAGGAGGAAATCGTCGTTGGGCGGTAAGAATCGTGCCCACCTACCtagtgggaccggcaagaatctggctgaacaacttgccagccggaagcataaacggctggctggactttgaagaggctttcgtgagcaatttcagcagtaccTACCGAAGGCCAAATAGGCCGCAacagctcgccttgtgcgtgcaacgagcgaacgaaacagaccgggagta
This region of Lolium perenne isolate Kyuss_39 chromosome 2, Kyuss_2.0, whole genome shotgun sequence genomic DNA includes:
- the LOC127330965 gene encoding senescence-specific cysteine protease SAG39 — its product is MLSTLVSALLLVVTLTGVLPYVASSRGHVGVLSDGSPGDHLRMMERFHGWMAKHGRSYPTVKEKLRRFDIYHRNVMFIEAANLDGRLTYTLGENQFTDLTHEEFLAKHTSRPVAPSDLVRNEEETVITTRAGVVEEVKCKAAPDNVPHSINWADLGKVTEVKDQGEICGACWAFAAVATIESAYAIAKGVEPPVLSEQELIDCDQFDDGCRVGLMSNAYQWVQRNGGIANASTYPYHERLQTSQNKEKDGTCEEAKLREHAVTIRRYKYVTGNCEQQLMAAVAARPVAVLFDAHNYCFQHYKTGVYNGMCFDDDGELVGPCTSDHLTHSMAIVGYSGKGDDEEKYWIAKNSWGDTWWGEQGYVRLKKDVADPRGLCGLAIEPVYPLV